From Gemmatimonadaceae bacterium:
CGCGCGATGCCCGACATCGACGACATCCGCAGCGTGGCCAAGGCGGTGCTGCGTCACCGGCTCGTGGTGAACTTCCAGGCCGAAGCCGACGGCATCCCCAAGGAGTCGCTGATCGAGCTGCCGTGAGGGTGCCGTAAGGGTGCCGTACGGGCGTGCGCGATCGTGATACGGGGCGCTTCGCCTGCGAGAAGCGCCCCGCGTTCGTTCGGGCCGGTGCTGTGACACTGCGGGCACGGGCCCGGCGGACGTAGAATTGGAATGACGCCGCGGTGACGCGGCCCGGGAGGTTTGGAGACACAGCGGCCCAGTTCCGGTGGTCTCCCACATCCCGATCCATCATGGCCCGATCCCGCTCCCGGATGCGTCCGAAGACGGTCGCACACGCCTTTACCCCTCACCCTGGCCCGCGCGAGCCGGTGCTGTCGCATCGCGACGGGCTGCCGCTGCTGCGCATGCAGACATTGGGCGCAGCGCGGCTGCAGCTGGGATACAGCCAGCTCGGCCTGCAGGCGGGGATGCTCTTTCCGCTGGTGCTGCGCCTGGTGTACACGCCCGGGTTGGCCGCGCCGCGCGAAACACTCCTGCGCGAGCTGTGGCCGCGTCATGAAGACGAGCGCCGGCGCGGGAATCTGCGGCAGCTGCTGTACAAGCTGCGCACGATGGGGCTCAACGTGACGATGGAAGGCGAGAAGGTGCAGCTCGATCGCACGCAGGTGCTGCCGATGTTCTGCGTCGATCGCACCATTCCCCTCTTCGAGCGGGACGTCATTCGCGGCGTGGAGCCGCTTGGCCCCTTCGTGCCCGGACTGGTGGCGCCGAGCGATGAGCTGGCCGACTGGCTCGACCAGACGCGCGCCTCGGTGCACGCGGATGTGCGCCGCGTCCTGGTCGAGCAACTGCGGGGGCGCCGCGAGCGCGCCGATTGGAGCGGCGCCGAGGTGATCTCGCGGTGGCTGCTGCCATTCGATCCGCTCAACGAAGACGCGACGTTGACGCTCGCTGAGTGTGCGATGCTCAACGGCTCGAAGGCGGAAGCGGTGGCGATTCTCGATCGCTATCTCGCCGAGCTGGGGCCCAACGCGGGCGAGATTCGGTTGCCGGCGACGCAATTGCGGAAGCGGTTCACCGACCCGAGCGCCAAGCGGCGTCCGAGTCTGGCGAATACCGAGCGGCACTTCGTGGGGCGTCAGCAGGAGCTGGCCGATCTGACGCTGTCGATGCGCCGCGCGCGGTGGCACGACGGCAGTGCGATCCTGCTGCACGGCCCGCCGGGGATCGGCAAGACGCGACTGCTGACGGAGCTGAGCAAGGTCGCGCAGATCGAAGGCTACCGCGAGGTACATCTCGAGTGCCGCGAGACCGATCAGCGGCGCCCACTGGGGGTGTTCCTGGATGTGATCCCGGAGCTTTTGGGGTATCCGGGGGCGTTGGGGTGTTCGCCGGAGAGTTTGGGGGTGTTGCGGCGGTTGGTTCGCGACGATCAGCCCGAGGATAGCGAGTCGACGACTGGGAGTGACGAAACCGATTCGCTTACGAGCGAGCCGTCCCAAAGCTCTATCCCTTTGCCGCCTGAGAGAGCGAAGTCAAAGTCCATTCGACACGCCCTCGTCGACATTCTTGGCGCAATCTCTGAAGAGCGTCCAATCTTTCTTGCGGTCGAAGACCTTCATTGGATGGACGGAGACTCTTGGGAGTGCATGGCCGACCTAGTCCAGCGCTGTTCGGCAATGCGCCTGTTCATTCTTGCGACATCTCGCACTCGCTTCGGATTACCCGCTCGCCCCGCAAGATTTCCATCGACACTACTTGTCCGCGAGCTAACCTCGCTTGATCCCGGCAGCTCTCTCACTCTAGCACAGCGGATCAGCAAGGATTGCGCGGCAGCTCCCTCGGCCTCCATTGAAGAGTGGTTCGTAGACGCCGGGGAAGGCAATCCGCTGATGATCCGGTCACTCGTTCATCACTGGGTGGAAACGGGTGATGCTGGGGGAGTTCCACCGACACTGCAGACTCTTCTAGAGCAGCGGGTGGAACGCCTTCACGAGCACGCGCTTCGAACAATCCAAGTGATTGTTCTGCTCGGGGATATGGCAACGCCAGACAGGGTCAAAGCAGTGCTACAACTGCCGACACACGAACTGCTTGGTGCACTAGAGCAGCTTACCGCGGGCGACTGCCTCAAGCAGACCGACGATCTGTTCTTTGTTGCCCACGAGCTAATCGGCCGCGCGGCAGTCGAACGCCTTCCCCGACTCATCCAGACGACACTTCACTCCACGATTGCGGATCTTCTCCTAAAGGAACACGTATCTCTCGAGAGCTCAGAGCTGCTACTTCAAGCGATCGAGCATCTAGTTGATGGCAACCGGCATACTGAAGCAATTCAGCGACTACTGCTGGCAGAACCAGAGCTACTCGCGCTTGGTTTTCCTGCCAGAGTGCTTCGCGTGCTGGATGCTAGCCTGGAGCGCGCCGGGGATCCCACGCGAGCGACTCGCGTTCAGCGCCTCAAGAGTCGCTTAGAGCTTGATATTGGTGAGTACGGGAGAGCGCTTATGTCCGCGCCCAGTGGGATATCAGCTCCGAGATCGTTCGAACACGTTTCCCCGGATGAACTCGACGCACTACTTTCGAGTATTGATTCTGCATCGCGCGCTGATCAGACCGCAGACCGAGACGAGCTCGCTTCCATCGCCGGACGAATCGCCCAGTCGACAGAAGCTACCCGCAGCGTTCGAATAAGGGCTGCGGAGATAGCTCTAGTAATCGCCGCCAATACCTGCGACGCCGCGATTGCGAACTCGACCTTCCGATCTTGCGAGGAGTTGATTCTCCAGTCGGCACGGCCTACGGGCCTGGACAGGCTATCGCTGCTGTTCCATACGATCTTTGGCGACCTAGAGACTGCTCGATC
This genomic window contains:
- a CDS encoding AAA family ATPase, with protein sequence MRPKTVAHAFTPHPGPREPVLSHRDGLPLLRMQTLGAARLQLGYSQLGLQAGMLFPLVLRLVYTPGLAAPRETLLRELWPRHEDERRRGNLRQLLYKLRTMGLNVTMEGEKVQLDRTQVLPMFCVDRTIPLFERDVIRGVEPLGPFVPGLVAPSDELADWLDQTRASVHADVRRVLVEQLRGRRERADWSGAEVISRWLLPFDPLNEDATLTLAECAMLNGSKAEAVAILDRYLAELGPNAGEIRLPATQLRKRFTDPSAKRRPSLANTERHFVGRQQELADLTLSMRRARWHDGSAILLHGPPGIGKTRLLTELSKVAQIEGYREVHLECRETDQRRPLGVFLDVIPELLGYPGALGCSPESLGVLRRLVRDDQPEDSESTTGSDETDSLTSEPSQSSIPLPPERAKSKSIRHALVDILGAISEERPIFLAVEDLHWMDGDSWECMADLVQRCSAMRLFILATSRTRFGLPARPARFPSTLLVRELTSLDPGSSLTLAQRISKDCAAAPSASIEEWFVDAGEGNPLMIRSLVHHWVETGDAGGVPPTLQTLLEQRVERLHEHALRTIQVIVLLGDMATPDRVKAVLQLPTHELLGALEQLTAGDCLKQTDDLFFVAHELIGRAAVERLPRLIQTTLHSTIADLLLKEHVSLESSELLLQAIEHLVDGNRHTEAIQRLLLAEPELLALGFPARVLRVLDASLERAGDPTRATRVQRLKSRLELDIGEYGRALMSAPSGISAPRSFEHVSPDELDALLSSIDSASRADQTADRDELASIAGRIAQSTEATRSVRIRAAEIALVIAANTCDAAIANSTFRSCEELILQSARPTGLDRLSLLFHTIFGDLETARSIASAYVSEAVDRALSTTDAQDLGRAAFALRIAGDTSLGKNAFISALESCKELDAPRLAEYPAWQLAQIAIDEDNIEDLDRWNQELSSLLEFDSDPVSSGFAAAHFCRDAIYRADADRALQFLSMVKSALPRVPTPKASAYVVALELGAQLLNPRWRPSEALVAAAIEKHERTGRFGTSDYLTSVVVDALIRLGRSVEAGEIATRYIERMRRERSPLSTALKGAMRRLGA